The following coding sequences are from one Cercospora beticola chromosome 4, complete sequence window:
- a CDS encoding uncharacterized protein (antiSMASH:Cluster_13), producing the protein MAADWTTEVQAAFQGDPDLAARIVAVGTQYQGELPALFADIARYVRGGTATLSVQPGNTKKRKLDDASQPTQSSTNGTTAGAGIANPTTTFECKNVSFQVPARKKLKLQLVAEQSDSRRREVRLLNAQTNDIEYTIPNGQIDQIFCLPVPEKQQRQSSFVIIPQAGAVAADGTSCEQIVFTMNETKPDDAASASRAKTEQDNYITVTEPELNDLLHAYGKQVVRPDENEFASSIPQSHRKGEKAYHVKAHRGTKEGYLFFLPNGILFGFKKPLSFFPFSSVESISYTSVLQRTFNLVITATEGGSTEGKDVEFSMIDQADFAGIDEYVKRHGLNDASMAAERRAKAYNVNKEKKDANGDGGEQAPAGGVGEDGLTELQRAEQQLQDQEDEEEEDYVESGGESDGEGESSEEDGEGYAEGEGEYDEEEEVEE; encoded by the exons ATGGCCGCAGACTGGACGACTGAAGTGCAGGCCGCCTTTCAGGGTGACCCCGACTTGGCCGCACGAATCGTCGCAGTCGGGACGCAATACCAGGGAGAACTGCCGGCATTGTTCGCCGACATAGCCAGATACGTGCGCGGCGGGACTGCGACTTTGTCTGTACAGCCCGGCAACACCAAGAAGCGGAAGCTGGACGATGCATCACAGCCTACACAGTCGAGCACAAATGGGACGACGGCAGGAGCTGGAATCGCCAACCCGACCACGACCTTCGAATGCAAGAATGTCAGCTTCCAGGTCCCGGCGcgaaagaagctgaagctgcagcTGGTCGCCGAGCAGTCAGATTCGAGGAGACGAGAAGTGCGGCTACTCAATGCGCAGACGAATGACATCGAATACACCATCCCCAATGGGCAGATCGACCAGATCTTCTGCTTGCCTGTGCCGGAGAAACAGCAACGGCAGTCCAGCTTCGTCATAATACCCCAGGCAGGGGCAGTGGCTGCGGATGGGACATCATGCGAGCAGATTGTGTTCACGATGAACGAGACGAAGCCAGACGATGCAGCATCTGCAAGCCGCGCGAAGACGGAGCAGGATAACTACATCACTGTCACAGAACCGGAGCTCAACGATCTGCTACACGCGTACGGGAAGCAGGTCGTCCGCCCCGACGAGAACGAATTCGCGAGCAGCATTCCGCAGTCGCATCGTAAAGGCGAGAAGGCATATCATGTAAAGGCGCATAGGGGCACGAAAGAGG GctacctcttcttcctccccaACGGCATACTCTTCGGTTTCAAAAAGcccctctccttcttcccttTCTCCTCAGTCGAATCCATAAGCTACACCTCCGTCCTCCAACGAACGTTCAACCTCGTCATTACCGCAACCGAAGGCGGGAGTACCGAAGGAAAAGACGTTGAATTCAGCATGATCGATCAGGCAGATTTTGCAGGAATCGATGAATACGTCAAGCGACATGGTCTGAACGACGCATCTATGGCGGCAGAACGCCGCGCAAAAGCTTACAATGTgaacaaggagaagaaggatgcaAACGGTGATGGAGGAGAACAAGCGCCAGCAGGCGGAGTAGGAGAGGATGGTTTGACAGAGCTGCAGCGAGCGGAACAGCAATTGCAGGAtcaggaagacgaggaggaagaggactaTGTGGAGTCTGGCGGGGAGAGTGATGGGGAGGGAGAGAGCAGTGAGGAGGACGGTGAGGGGTATGCCGAGGGAGAAGGGGAGtacgatgaggaggaagaagtcgaagagtaG